In a single window of the Micromonospora sp. WMMD1155 genome:
- a CDS encoding TIGR01777 family oxidoreductase: protein MRILLAGASGFLGTRLADRFAADGHDVTRLVRRAPRGPQERRWDPAAAQLDPAVAAEADAVVNLAGAGVGDKRWNDDYRRLIRTSRADSTTTLATTIAGLPAADRPRVLLNSSAVGWYGNTGDRAVEEDAPAGEGFLADVCRVWEAATRPAEDAGVRVVRLRTGLPLDRDGGLLKPQLLPFKLGIAGRLGSGRQWLPWISMEDWLDAARFLLDRDDISGPVNVVGPNPVTNAEFTSELARQLHRPAIIPIPALALKVVLGGFAHEALTSTRVLPGVLTRAGYRYQHPDLPGALRAALTP from the coding sequence ATGCGGATCCTTCTGGCCGGCGCGTCCGGCTTCCTCGGTACCCGGCTGGCCGACCGGTTCGCGGCGGACGGGCACGACGTCACCCGGCTGGTCCGTCGGGCACCGCGGGGTCCTCAGGAGCGGCGCTGGGACCCGGCGGCCGCGCAGCTCGACCCGGCCGTGGCCGCCGAGGCGGACGCGGTGGTCAACCTGGCCGGCGCGGGCGTCGGCGACAAGCGCTGGAACGACGACTACCGGCGGTTGATCCGCACCAGCCGGGCGGACAGCACCACCACACTGGCGACCACCATCGCCGGGCTCCCCGCCGCCGACCGCCCCCGGGTGCTGCTCAACTCCTCGGCCGTCGGGTGGTACGGCAACACCGGCGACCGGGCGGTCGAGGAGGACGCGCCGGCCGGTGAGGGCTTCCTGGCCGACGTCTGCCGGGTGTGGGAGGCCGCGACCCGACCGGCCGAGGACGCCGGGGTACGCGTCGTACGGCTGCGTACCGGCCTGCCGCTGGACCGCGACGGTGGTCTGCTCAAACCGCAGTTGCTGCCGTTCAAGTTGGGCATCGCCGGTCGGCTGGGCAGCGGCCGGCAGTGGCTGCCGTGGATCTCGATGGAGGACTGGCTGGACGCGGCCCGTTTCCTGCTGGACCGCGACGACATCTCCGGCCCGGTCAACGTGGTGGGGCCGAACCCGGTGACGAACGCCGAGTTCACCAGCGAGCTGGCCCGGCAGCTGCACCGGCCGGCGATCATCCCGATCCCCGCGCTGGCGCTCAAGGTCGTCCTCGGCGGCTTCGCCCACGAGGCCCTCACCAGCACCCGGGTCCTCCCCGGCGTCCTGACGAGAGCCGGCTACCGCTACCAGCACCCTGATCTGCCCGGCGCACTGCGCGCAGCCCTGACCCCCTGA
- a CDS encoding helix-turn-helix transcriptional regulator — MTVRTASSVLVGRQRELAALRDALGRARAGEPTTVLVGGEAGVGKTRLLEEFGSGAGDGGVRVLVGQCLELGEAGLPFAPFAAALRSVLRADGPEVFAGYEAEFAPLLPELGRASAALTGPRAVPLGDAPRGYLFDLVAELFQRLADACPLVLIIEDLHWADRSTRDLIGFLVRAARPGRLLLVCTYRTDELQRGHPLRPYLAELDRARGVERVELGRLDRDGTAAILADLLGAEPHTRAVDDVHDRTQGNPFFIEELAVAGDPVGCAALPETLRDLLLARVERLPEPAQRVLRIAAAGGTRFAHDLIAEVAGLPDVELEEALRAAVAAQLVVADRDGDYEFRHALVREAVHDELLPGEHARLHARFAAAIEAQPHLVAAGRAPAEIAHHWHAAHDHPRALVAAKVAACAAAERYAYAEQRRLLERALELWELVPDAAYLLGMDHLALLEQTLDAAVTAGDFSRAKTLTRAGLAEVDADAAPLRAARLLDQSGRLMALLGKSDGGRELDEAYRLASASPQSAERARLLAEIAAHLVKIDPQKAARVAAEAADDAEAPGAHSALLSTRIALLCHGERDLTGGLVELGRAAAAARAAGDAPALVLALVFESDMLCELGRYAESAQAAEAGVTEARRVGISRSTGAYLLSNRAEALIALGRWDEAEAVCAEAARIDLSGVTALHWLQLSAGLRLARARPGADEVVDRALAFLNRPYLWPNHRLPLHELAIEAALAADDKVEAVRAAGVAVADESLPQLPREGWPVLSAVARTAARVGDRDLSGAAGALAADLPARHPAARAHAAQVTALLAVGDRALPAWRTAVDAWRADGQPYPLGRALLALAEAAAATGERDETAAAITEATEIGRRLGAVPLVEAAATLARRVGLRTPGQGGVGADLLTAREREVLRLVAEGHSNSRIAERLFISPKTASVHVSRIIAKLDVTNRGEAAALAHRLGLLTETAGPR, encoded by the coding sequence GTGACCGTACGCACCGCCAGCTCAGTCCTCGTCGGCCGCCAACGCGAGCTCGCGGCACTGCGGGACGCGCTGGGCCGCGCCCGGGCGGGCGAGCCGACCACTGTGCTGGTCGGGGGCGAGGCGGGTGTGGGTAAGACGCGGCTGCTGGAGGAGTTCGGCAGCGGGGCCGGTGACGGCGGGGTGCGGGTCCTGGTCGGCCAGTGCCTGGAGTTGGGCGAGGCGGGGTTGCCGTTCGCGCCGTTCGCCGCTGCTCTGCGCTCGGTGCTGCGGGCCGACGGTCCCGAGGTCTTCGCCGGCTACGAGGCGGAGTTCGCCCCGCTGCTACCGGAGTTGGGCCGGGCGTCAGCGGCGCTGACCGGCCCGCGTGCCGTGCCGCTGGGTGACGCCCCCCGCGGCTACCTGTTCGATCTGGTCGCCGAGTTGTTCCAGCGGCTCGCCGACGCCTGCCCGCTGGTCCTGATCATCGAGGACCTGCACTGGGCCGACCGTTCCACCCGGGACCTGATCGGCTTCCTCGTCAGGGCGGCCCGGCCGGGTCGGCTGCTGTTGGTCTGCACGTACCGCACCGACGAGTTGCAGCGCGGGCACCCGCTGCGTCCGTACCTCGCCGAACTGGACCGGGCGCGCGGTGTGGAGCGGGTCGAGCTGGGCCGACTGGACCGTGACGGCACCGCGGCGATCCTCGCCGACCTGCTCGGCGCCGAGCCGCACACCCGTGCCGTCGACGATGTCCACGACCGGACCCAGGGCAACCCGTTCTTCATCGAGGAGTTGGCCGTCGCCGGTGACCCGGTGGGCTGCGCTGCGCTCCCGGAAACGTTGCGGGACCTGCTGTTGGCCCGGGTGGAGCGCCTCCCCGAACCGGCCCAGCGGGTGCTGCGCATCGCGGCCGCGGGCGGCACCCGGTTCGCCCACGACCTGATCGCCGAGGTCGCCGGGTTGCCCGACGTCGAGCTGGAGGAGGCGCTGCGCGCCGCCGTCGCCGCCCAGCTGGTGGTGGCCGACCGCGACGGTGACTACGAGTTCCGGCACGCGCTGGTCCGCGAGGCCGTACACGACGAGTTGCTGCCCGGCGAGCACGCCCGGCTGCACGCCCGCTTCGCCGCCGCGATCGAGGCGCAGCCGCACCTGGTCGCCGCCGGGCGGGCCCCCGCCGAGATCGCCCACCACTGGCACGCGGCGCACGATCACCCGCGTGCGCTCGTCGCCGCGAAGGTCGCGGCGTGCGCCGCCGCCGAGCGGTACGCGTACGCCGAGCAGCGCCGGCTGCTGGAGCGGGCGTTGGAGCTGTGGGAGTTGGTGCCCGACGCCGCCTACCTGCTCGGCATGGACCACCTGGCGTTGCTGGAGCAGACCCTGGACGCGGCGGTCACCGCCGGCGACTTCAGCCGGGCCAAGACCCTGACCCGGGCTGGACTGGCCGAGGTGGACGCCGACGCCGCGCCGCTGCGGGCCGCCCGCCTGCTGGACCAGAGCGGCCGACTGATGGCCCTGCTCGGCAAGAGTGACGGTGGCCGGGAGCTGGACGAGGCGTACCGGCTGGCGTCGGCCAGCCCGCAGAGCGCGGAGCGGGCCCGGCTGCTGGCCGAGATCGCCGCGCACCTGGTCAAGATCGACCCGCAGAAGGCGGCCCGGGTCGCCGCCGAGGCCGCCGACGACGCCGAGGCGCCCGGCGCGCACTCCGCCCTGCTGTCGACGCGGATCGCACTGCTGTGCCACGGCGAGCGGGACCTGACCGGGGGGCTGGTCGAGTTGGGCCGGGCGGCCGCCGCTGCCCGTGCGGCGGGGGACGCCCCGGCCCTGGTGCTCGCGCTGGTGTTCGAGTCGGACATGCTCTGCGAGCTGGGCCGGTACGCCGAGTCCGCGCAGGCAGCCGAGGCCGGCGTGACCGAAGCGCGGCGGGTGGGGATCAGCCGTTCCACCGGGGCGTACCTGTTGTCCAACCGGGCCGAGGCGTTGATCGCGTTGGGTCGGTGGGACGAGGCGGAGGCGGTGTGCGCGGAGGCCGCCCGGATCGACCTGTCCGGTGTCACCGCGCTGCACTGGCTCCAGTTGAGCGCCGGACTGCGGCTGGCTCGCGCCCGCCCCGGCGCCGACGAGGTGGTCGACCGGGCGCTCGCCTTCCTCAATCGGCCCTACCTGTGGCCGAACCACAGGTTGCCGCTGCACGAGCTGGCGATCGAGGCGGCGTTGGCGGCGGACGACAAGGTCGAGGCGGTCCGTGCGGCAGGCGTCGCGGTGGCCGACGAGAGCCTGCCGCAGCTTCCCCGCGAAGGCTGGCCGGTGCTCAGCGCTGTCGCGCGAACCGCCGCGCGGGTGGGTGACCGCGACCTGTCCGGGGCGGCCGGGGCGCTCGCCGCCGACCTGCCCGCCCGGCACCCGGCGGCCCGGGCACACGCCGCCCAGGTCACCGCGCTGCTCGCGGTCGGTGATCGCGCGTTGCCGGCCTGGCGTACGGCGGTCGACGCGTGGCGGGCCGACGGGCAGCCCTATCCGCTGGGCCGCGCGTTGCTGGCGCTGGCCGAGGCGGCAGCCGCGACGGGGGAGCGCGACGAGACGGCGGCGGCGATCACCGAGGCCACCGAGATCGGTCGGCGCCTGGGGGCGGTGCCGCTCGTCGAGGCGGCGGCCACCCTGGCCCGGCGGGTCGGCCTGCGCACCCCGGGGCAGGGCGGGGTCGGCGCGGATCTGCTGACCGCCCGCGAGCGGGAGGTGCTGCGACTGGTCGCCGAGGGGCACAGCAACAGCCGGATCGCCGAGCGGCTGTTCATCTCCCCGAAGACGGCAAGCGTGCACGTGTCCCGGATCATCGCGAAGCTGGACGTGACCAACCGCGGGGAGGCCGCCGCGTTGGCGCACCGCCTCGGCCTGCTCACCGAAACCGCCGGGCCCCGCTGA
- the aspS gene encoding aspartate--tRNA(Asn) ligase, which translates to MQRTLSHHLPARIGETVRVAGWVHRRRLLKSVAFLIVRDATGLAQVVVTDPAVRADLEKLTEETVVEVTAKVTANDTAPAGVELTDPTVRPLGPPAVPPPFDLYRPALTASLPTQLDNAPTALRHPTRSSALRISAAAVAGFRAALDAQRFVEIHTPKIVGSSTESGANVFALDWFGAPAYLAQSPQFYKQLMVGVFERVYEVGPVFRAEPHDTVRHLAQYTSLDAELGFVADHSDVMRVLRDTVAGMLDTVAERAGAALTTLGVDVPVVPAEIPAVHFTEALAIAGAPADEPDLAPAHERALGGWARREHGSDFLFVTGYPMAKRPFYTHPDPARPAYSNGFDLLFRGLELVTGGQRLHRHADYLAALAARGEPTEPYAGYLDAFRHGMPPHGGFAIGLERFVARLVGAANVREVTAFPRDLHRLTP; encoded by the coding sequence ATGCAACGAACCCTGTCCCACCACCTGCCCGCCCGGATCGGCGAGACCGTGCGCGTCGCCGGCTGGGTGCACCGCCGTCGACTGCTCAAGTCGGTGGCCTTCCTGATCGTGCGCGACGCCACCGGCCTGGCCCAGGTGGTCGTCACCGACCCGGCCGTCCGCGCCGACCTGGAGAAACTCACCGAGGAGACGGTCGTCGAGGTCACCGCCAAGGTCACCGCGAACGACACGGCGCCCGCCGGGGTCGAGCTGACCGACCCGACGGTACGTCCACTCGGGCCGCCCGCCGTGCCGCCACCGTTCGACCTGTACCGGCCGGCGCTCACCGCGAGCCTGCCCACCCAGTTGGACAACGCGCCCACCGCGCTGCGACACCCCACCCGGTCGTCCGCGTTGCGGATCTCGGCGGCGGCGGTGGCCGGGTTCCGGGCCGCCCTCGACGCCCAGCGGTTCGTGGAGATCCACACCCCGAAGATCGTCGGCTCCTCCACCGAGAGCGGGGCGAACGTCTTCGCGCTGGACTGGTTCGGCGCGCCCGCGTACCTGGCCCAGTCACCGCAGTTCTACAAGCAACTGATGGTCGGTGTCTTCGAACGGGTCTACGAGGTGGGGCCGGTCTTCCGGGCCGAGCCGCACGACACCGTCCGGCACCTCGCGCAGTACACCTCGCTCGACGCGGAGCTGGGTTTCGTCGCCGACCACTCCGACGTGATGCGGGTGCTGCGCGACACGGTGGCCGGGATGCTGGACACGGTGGCTGAACGGGCCGGGGCCGCGCTGACCACGCTCGGCGTCGACGTGCCGGTCGTGCCGGCGGAGATCCCGGCGGTGCACTTCACCGAGGCGCTGGCGATCGCCGGTGCGCCCGCCGACGAGCCGGACCTCGCGCCCGCCCACGAGCGGGCGCTGGGCGGGTGGGCCCGCCGCGAACACGGCTCGGACTTCCTCTTCGTCACCGGCTACCCGATGGCGAAGCGACCGTTCTACACCCACCCCGACCCGGCGCGGCCCGCGTACTCGAACGGTTTCGACCTGCTCTTCCGTGGCCTGGAACTGGTCACCGGCGGGCAGCGGTTGCACCGGCACGCCGACTACCTGGCGGCGTTGGCGGCCCGGGGCGAGCCGACCGAGCCGTACGCCGGATATCTGGACGCGTTCCGGCACGGCATGCCACCGCACGGTGGCTTCGCCATCGGCCTGGAACGCTTCGTCGCCCGCCTGGTCGGCGCGGCCAACGTCCGGGAGGTCACCGCGTTCCCGCGCGACCTGCACCGCCTGACGCCGTAG
- a CDS encoding DUF2079 domain-containing protein, giving the protein MPSSPSLATGPAPASPPRVVRDRRADLIVALVALALAVWVTSGLWRDPNTRTITANSSDQALFEWLLAFGGHAVTHGDNPLFTYLINVPDGVNLAVNTSITVYAVVFAPLTFLIGPPATFLVILTLNLFATALAWYWFLSRHLVRSRLAAGIGALFIAYSPGMVSHANAHLNWTAGWLVPLLVWRLFALRRAGHWLRDGVILGVLVAVAFSIAAEGLFFTALALGVFVAVWALHPANRAEARAVLPDFLRGLGVTAVVAGVLLSYPLWLHFAGPQRFHGTGFDPVIHSEDIAAFAAFPRRSLAGEAGLGTSLAPNPTEENSFFGIPLLILTVICFVALWRRADANRRATLWALGALALIFSVLSFGPVAKVDGRRTDLPMPFDVLGQLPVVNAALPARLALIVAPVIGLVLAYAVDQLRTAPPRYRPTELAWVIGFAAALVPLLPTPLLTDEREPIPRFITSGTWREYVSPDGVLTPVPLTVDIYPDGQRWQAYALSHRQGEFAIPGGFFLGPGGPDGRGRIGPVPRTLSALMDQAGRTGLVPIITDGTIQAVQSDLRHWRIETVVLADEVHGAKFEVDEEALRRTGVALFGEPQRVDDVWLWRIPPADR; this is encoded by the coding sequence GTGCCGTCCTCCCCGTCGCTGGCCACCGGGCCCGCACCAGCGTCACCGCCACGTGTCGTCCGGGACCGCCGGGCCGACCTGATCGTCGCGCTGGTGGCGCTCGCGCTCGCCGTCTGGGTGACGAGCGGGCTGTGGCGGGACCCGAACACCCGCACGATCACCGCCAACTCCAGCGACCAGGCTCTCTTCGAGTGGCTGCTGGCCTTCGGCGGGCACGCGGTCACCCACGGCGACAACCCGCTCTTCACCTACCTGATCAACGTCCCGGACGGCGTGAACCTCGCGGTCAACACCTCGATCACGGTGTACGCGGTGGTGTTCGCCCCGCTCACGTTCCTCATCGGGCCGCCGGCGACGTTCCTGGTGATCCTCACCCTGAACCTGTTCGCCACCGCGCTGGCCTGGTACTGGTTCCTCTCCCGGCACCTGGTCCGCAGCCGGCTGGCCGCCGGGATCGGTGCCCTGTTCATCGCCTACTCCCCCGGCATGGTGTCGCACGCCAACGCCCACCTGAACTGGACCGCCGGTTGGCTGGTGCCGCTGCTGGTCTGGCGGCTGTTCGCGCTGCGCCGGGCGGGGCACTGGCTGCGCGACGGGGTGATCCTCGGCGTGCTGGTCGCGGTGGCCTTCTCAATCGCCGCCGAAGGGCTCTTCTTCACCGCGCTGGCGCTCGGGGTGTTCGTCGCCGTCTGGGCGCTGCACCCGGCCAACCGCGCCGAGGCACGCGCCGTGCTGCCCGACTTCCTGCGCGGGCTCGGGGTGACCGCCGTGGTCGCCGGTGTGCTGCTGTCGTACCCGCTGTGGTTGCACTTCGCCGGGCCGCAACGGTTCCACGGCACCGGTTTCGACCCCGTGATCCATTCCGAGGACATCGCGGCGTTCGCCGCCTTCCCGCGCCGCTCGCTGGCCGGTGAGGCGGGGCTCGGCACCTCGCTCGCGCCGAACCCGACGGAGGAGAACTCCTTCTTCGGCATCCCGCTGCTGATCCTCACCGTGATCTGCTTCGTCGCGCTCTGGCGACGGGCCGACGCGAACCGCCGGGCCACCCTCTGGGCGCTGGGCGCCCTGGCGCTGATCTTCTCGGTGCTCTCCTTCGGCCCGGTCGCCAAGGTCGACGGGCGTCGCACCGACCTGCCCATGCCGTTCGACGTGCTCGGTCAGCTTCCCGTGGTGAACGCCGCGCTGCCCGCCCGGCTGGCCCTGATCGTCGCGCCGGTGATCGGGCTGGTGCTGGCGTACGCCGTCGACCAGCTGCGCACCGCACCACCCCGGTACCGCCCCACGGAGCTGGCCTGGGTGATCGGGTTCGCGGCGGCCCTGGTGCCGTTGCTGCCCACCCCGCTGCTGACCGACGAGCGGGAACCGATCCCGCGGTTCATCACGTCCGGCACCTGGCGGGAGTACGTCTCACCGGACGGGGTGCTGACCCCGGTGCCGCTGACCGTGGACATCTACCCGGACGGCCAGCGCTGGCAGGCGTACGCGTTGTCGCACCGGCAGGGCGAGTTCGCGATCCCCGGCGGTTTCTTCCTCGGCCCCGGAGGGCCGGACGGGCGTGGCCGGATCGGTCCGGTCCCGCGCACCCTGAGCGCCCTGATGGACCAGGCCGGTCGCACCGGCCTGGTGCCGATCATCACCGACGGGACCATCCAGGCGGTCCAGTCGGACCTACGGCACTGGCGGATCGAGACGGTGGTGCTCGCCGACGAGGTGCACGGCGCGAAGTTCGAGGTCGACGAGGAGGCGCTACGGCGTACCGGCGTCGCCCTGTTCGGCGAACCGCAACGGGTCGACGACGTCTGGCTCTGGCGCATCCCGCCCGCCGACCGGTAG
- the lipB gene encoding lipoyl(octanoyl) transferase LipB, translated as MTTTTPGLTAVRAGLLDYQAAWDEQRSLHESVVAGERGDTVLLLEHPSVYTAGKRTEPWDRPVDGTPVVDVDRGGKITWHGPGQLVGYPILRLPDPVDVVAYVRRTEELLIDVCAEFGLTAGRVEGRSGVWVPADDRGPARKVAAIGIRVARGVTLHGFSINCDCDLTYFDRIVPCGIRDAGVTSLTAELGRPITVADVLPVVERRLSTLIDI; from the coding sequence GTGACAACGACGACCCCCGGCCTGACGGCCGTCCGTGCCGGTCTGCTCGACTACCAGGCCGCCTGGGACGAGCAGCGGAGCCTGCACGAGTCGGTGGTGGCGGGCGAGCGCGGCGACACGGTGCTGCTGCTGGAGCACCCGAGCGTCTACACGGCGGGCAAGCGCACCGAACCGTGGGACCGGCCCGTGGACGGCACTCCGGTCGTCGACGTGGACCGCGGCGGCAAGATCACCTGGCACGGGCCGGGGCAGCTCGTCGGTTACCCGATCCTGCGCCTGCCGGACCCGGTGGACGTGGTCGCCTACGTGCGCCGGACCGAAGAGCTGCTCATCGACGTGTGCGCGGAGTTCGGGCTGACCGCCGGCCGGGTCGAGGGGCGCAGTGGGGTCTGGGTGCCCGCTGACGACCGGGGGCCGGCCCGCAAGGTGGCGGCCATCGGCATCCGGGTGGCCCGGGGCGTCACCCTGCACGGCTTCTCGATCAACTGTGACTGCGACCTGACGTACTTCGACCGGATCGTGCCGTGCGGCATCCGGGACGCGGGCGTCACCTCGCTCACCGCCGAGCTGGGCCGCCCGATCACCGTCGCCGACGTGCTGCCGGTGGTCGAGCGCCGGCTGTCCACCCTGATCGACATCTGA
- a CDS encoding PHB depolymerase family esterase gives MRRSSSTLTRLTGAIAGLALALVGAFAVAAPAQAATLTQVTGFGSNPGNLAMYAYRPDNLPANSPAVVLLHGCVQNASGYFANSGWQKYADQWKFALIVAQQPSGNNANSCFNFFEAGDTTRGQGEALSIKQMVDHAKANFGVNGSRVYVSGLSAGGAMSAVMLATYPDVFAAGSIIAGIPYRCATSMVNAFSCMNPGADKTPAAWGDLVRGAYSGYTGPRPRVAIWHGTSDTTVTPLNGTESRDQWTNVRGVSQTPSSTSSLPGNTTLEVYGNDDVRLYRVSGMGHGTPVDPGSGADQCGTAAAYFLDTICSTYRDALFFGLNGGGTGPTPTPTVTPTPTPTVTPTPTPTPTPTVPATCVTASNYAHVAAGRAYQSGGYAYANGSNQRMGLYNTFYTSALKQTGPNYWVIGC, from the coding sequence GTGCGCCGCTCCTCGTCCACCCTCACCCGGCTGACCGGCGCCATCGCCGGGCTCGCCCTCGCCCTGGTCGGAGCGTTCGCCGTCGCCGCACCCGCCCAGGCCGCCACCCTCACCCAGGTCACCGGGTTCGGCTCCAACCCGGGCAACCTCGCCATGTACGCCTACCGCCCGGACAACCTGCCGGCCAACTCCCCGGCCGTCGTCCTGCTGCACGGGTGCGTCCAGAACGCCTCCGGCTACTTCGCCAACTCGGGTTGGCAGAAGTACGCCGACCAGTGGAAGTTCGCCCTGATCGTCGCCCAGCAGCCGTCCGGCAACAACGCCAACTCCTGCTTCAACTTCTTCGAGGCCGGGGACACCACCCGAGGCCAGGGCGAGGCGCTGTCGATCAAGCAGATGGTCGACCACGCCAAGGCCAACTTCGGCGTGAACGGCTCCCGGGTCTACGTCAGCGGCCTCTCCGCCGGTGGGGCGATGAGCGCCGTCATGCTCGCCACCTACCCGGACGTCTTCGCCGCCGGGTCGATCATCGCGGGCATCCCGTACCGCTGCGCCACCAGCATGGTCAACGCGTTCAGCTGCATGAACCCGGGCGCGGACAAGACCCCGGCCGCCTGGGGTGACCTGGTGCGCGGCGCGTACTCCGGCTACACCGGCCCGCGCCCCCGGGTGGCCATCTGGCACGGCACCTCGGACACCACCGTCACGCCGCTCAACGGCACCGAGTCCCGCGACCAGTGGACCAACGTGCGGGGCGTCTCGCAGACCCCGAGCAGCACGTCGTCGCTTCCCGGCAACACGACCCTCGAGGTGTACGGCAACGACGACGTGCGCCTCTACCGGGTCTCCGGGATGGGCCACGGGACGCCGGTCGACCCGGGCTCGGGCGCGGACCAGTGCGGCACCGCTGCGGCGTACTTCCTGGACACCATCTGCTCGACGTACCGGGACGCGCTCTTCTTCGGCCTGAACGGCGGCGGCACCGGCCCGACCCCCACCCCGACCGTCACCCCGACCCCGACTCCGACCGTCACGCCGACCCCGACCCCGACGCCCACCCCGACCGTGCCGGCGACCTGTGTGACCGCCAGCAACTACGCGCACGTGGCGGCCGGCCGGGCGTACCAGTCCGGTGGCTACGCCTACGCCAACGGCTCCAACCAGCGGATGGGCCTCTACAACACCTTCTACACCAGCGCCCTCAAGCAGACCGGCCCCAACTACTGGGTGATCGGCTGCTGA
- the lipA gene encoding lipoyl synthase: protein MTIEHSAPTTGQAARTATAAPEGRRLLRIEARNAETPIERKPPWIKVKAKMGPEYTQLRGLVSREGLHTVCQEAGCPNIYECWEDREATFLIGGDQCTRRCDFCQIDTGKPAEFDADEPRRVAESVVSMGLRYATITGVARDDLPDGGAWLYAETVRQIHALQPGCGVELLIPDFNAVPEQLAEVFGSRPEVLAHNVETVPRIFKRIRPAFRYDRSLDVIRQARADGLVTKSNLILGMGEERAEVSQALRDLHDAGCELITITQYLRPSPRHHPVTRWVKPEEFVELREEAEEIGFAGVMSGPLVRSSYRAGRLYQQAIDARAAASVVTAG from the coding sequence GTGACGATCGAGCACTCCGCGCCGACGACCGGCCAGGCAGCGCGTACCGCAACGGCGGCCCCCGAGGGGCGGCGTCTGCTGCGGATCGAGGCGCGCAACGCCGAGACGCCGATCGAGCGCAAACCGCCATGGATCAAGGTCAAGGCCAAGATGGGGCCGGAGTACACCCAGCTGCGCGGGCTCGTCTCGCGCGAAGGGCTGCACACCGTCTGCCAGGAGGCCGGCTGCCCCAACATCTACGAGTGCTGGGAAGACCGGGAAGCCACCTTCCTCATCGGTGGTGACCAGTGCACCCGACGCTGTGACTTCTGCCAGATCGACACCGGCAAGCCGGCCGAGTTCGACGCCGACGAACCCCGCCGCGTGGCCGAGTCGGTGGTCTCGATGGGGCTGCGGTACGCGACGATCACCGGTGTCGCCCGCGACGACCTGCCCGACGGCGGCGCCTGGCTGTACGCCGAGACCGTCCGGCAGATCCACGCCCTCCAGCCCGGCTGCGGCGTCGAGCTGCTGATCCCGGACTTCAACGCCGTTCCCGAGCAGCTGGCCGAGGTCTTCGGTTCCCGGCCGGAGGTGCTGGCCCACAACGTGGAGACCGTGCCGCGCATCTTCAAGCGCATCCGCCCGGCCTTCCGCTACGACCGTTCGTTGGACGTGATCCGGCAGGCCCGGGCCGACGGCCTGGTCACCAAGAGCAACCTCATCCTGGGCATGGGCGAGGAGCGGGCCGAGGTCTCGCAGGCGCTGCGCGACCTGCACGACGCCGGCTGTGAGCTGATCACCATCACCCAGTACCTGCGCCCCTCCCCCCGGCACCACCCGGTGACCCGCTGGGTCAAGCCGGAGGAGTTCGTCGAGCTGCGCGAGGAGGCCGAGGAGATCGGCTTCGCCGGGGTGATGAGCGGGCCGCTGGTGCGCTCGTCGTACCGGGCCGGTCGGCTCTACCAGCAGGCCATCGACGCCCGCGCCGCCGCGTCGGTCGTCACCGCCGGCTGA
- a CDS encoding DUF4191 domain-containing protein: MAKPQEKVSFGQRLKQIGMVFQFTAKQDRWFAPLVAAAVLLPLALTVVAVIFWGWIWLPLGILFILLAVLIVLNLRSNKAMMNAAEGQPGAAAQIMENMRGDWRVTPAVSSTTQMDMVHLVIGRPGVILLAEGNPQRVRGLLGQEKRRLAKVIGSAPLHDYVIGQQEGELPIRKLRTTLLRLPRALSGKDVNSLDKRLKALTARPQMPKGAIPKNMRPPGAFRQSRGR; encoded by the coding sequence ATGGCAAAGCCCCAGGAGAAGGTCTCGTTCGGCCAGCGGCTGAAGCAGATCGGGATGGTGTTCCAGTTCACCGCCAAGCAGGACCGGTGGTTCGCGCCGCTGGTCGCCGCGGCGGTGCTGCTCCCGCTCGCCCTCACCGTGGTCGCGGTCATCTTCTGGGGCTGGATCTGGCTGCCGCTGGGCATCCTGTTCATCCTGCTCGCCGTGCTGATCGTGCTCAACCTGCGGTCCAACAAGGCGATGATGAACGCCGCCGAGGGGCAGCCCGGCGCGGCGGCGCAGATCATGGAGAACATGCGCGGCGACTGGCGGGTGACCCCGGCGGTCAGCTCCACCACCCAGATGGACATGGTTCACCTGGTGATCGGTCGCCCGGGCGTGATCCTGCTGGCCGAGGGCAACCCGCAGCGGGTGCGCGGCCTGCTCGGGCAGGAGAAGCGGCGGCTGGCCAAGGTGATCGGCTCCGCCCCCCTGCACGACTACGTGATCGGGCAGCAGGAGGGCGAGCTGCCCATCCGCAAGCTCCGGACCACGCTGCTGCGCCTCCCCCGCGCGCTCTCCGGCAAGGACGTCAACTCGCTGGACAAGCGGCTCAAGGCACTCACCGCCCGGCCGCAGATGCCCAAGGGCGCGATCCCGAAGAACATGCGGCCGCCAGGCGCCTTCCGCCAGTCGCGGGGCCGCTGA